From the genome of Methanothermobacter sp., one region includes:
- a CDS encoding ribonuclease VapC — MKLKKYHKILDSSAFIGGYTPSDEKNYTTPEVTEELKDLKSRIALEKSLEEGKLKIINPKREYIEKTEKLAEKSGDILRLSKTDKKIIALTLQLKNQGEKVMMITDDYSIQNIMKIIKVPFKSVITEGINKIYQWEKICIGCKKRYPPEHPSRQCEICGSKIIKKKRK, encoded by the coding sequence ATGAAACTAAAAAAATATCATAAAATATTAGATTCTTCTGCATTCATAGGAGGATACACCCCATCAGATGAAAAAAACTATACAACACCCGAAGTCACAGAAGAACTAAAAGACCTAAAATCAAGGATAGCCCTCGAAAAATCGTTAGAAGAAGGCAAACTTAAAATAATCAACCCAAAAAGAGAATACATCGAAAAAACTGAGAAGCTCGCTGAAAAATCCGGTGACATCCTAAGATTGTCAAAAACTGACAAAAAAATCATAGCATTAACACTACAATTAAAAAACCAAGGAGAAAAAGTGATGATGATCACAGACGACTACTCCATCCAAAACATCATGAAAATAATAAAAGTACCCTTCAAAAGCGTCATAACAGAAGGCATAAATAAAATATACCAATGGGAAAAAATCTGTATAGGATGCAAAAAAAGATACCCACCAGAACACCCCTCCAGACAATGCGAAATCTGCGGCTCCAAAATCATAAAAAAGAAAAGGAAATGA
- a CDS encoding flavodoxin, translated as MKILLVYYSRSGNTRKIAKEIASKLRCDIEEIEDTQNRSGIIGFLRSAYQAMRGKDTKLKPYHKNPQDYDLVIIGTPIWAGRPSVPISTYLKENKGKFKDMAFFCTYGGTGLENTIETIKTITDKKPRATLDVRESEIKKEAYDPKIESFIKNVKKGD; from the coding sequence ATGAAAATCCTATTAGTATATTATTCACGTAGTGGGAACACCCGTAAGATCGCCAAAGAAATAGCATCAAAACTTAGATGCGACATCGAAGAAATAGAAGACACACAAAACCGCTCAGGGATAATAGGATTCCTAAGATCAGCCTACCAAGCCATGAGGGGAAAGGACACAAAATTGAAACCCTATCATAAGAACCCCCAAGACTATGACCTTGTAATCATAGGAACACCAATATGGGCTGGCAGACCATCAGTCCCCATAAGCACTTACTTAAAAGAAAACAAAGGAAAATTTAAGGACATGGCCTTCTTTTGCACTTACGGTGGCACAGGACTCGAGAATACAATAGAAACCATAAAAACGATAACGGACAAAAAACCAAGGGCGACATTAGATGTTAGAGAATCAGAGATAAAAAAGGAAGCCTATGATCCTAAAATAGAATCTTTCATAAAAAATGTCAAAAAAGGAGATTAG
- a CDS encoding HAD family hydrolase produces MVLFDIDKTLLIGSHCHFYSFKQAFKDLYGENITLDIPNLQGMTDKQIIYHIAKKNGIRISNFKNIRERIVDHYIKNVKREKIKPLKGTREILDILEDTGIPKGIVTGNIKDIAWIKLKKAKFSDYFSFGAFGDEGCQRSTLLRLALKRAKKIHNKVNPKETIIVGDTPRDIQAGKKVGTITVGVATGDFSMKELKEAGADHVLKSLEEKEKFIKIIQKNMIPCEYS; encoded by the coding sequence ATGGTTTTATTTGATATTGATAAAACATTGCTCATAGGTTCACATTGTCATTTTTATTCATTCAAACAAGCATTTAAAGACTTATATGGAGAGAATATAACATTAGACATCCCTAATCTTCAAGGCATGACAGATAAACAGATAATATACCATATCGCGAAGAAAAACGGTATAAGAATCAGCAATTTCAAGAATATCAGGGAAAGGATAGTTGACCATTATATAAAGAATGTGAAAAGAGAAAAAATAAAACCTCTCAAGGGGACCAGAGAAATACTAGACATCCTGGAAGATACAGGGATCCCTAAGGGCATAGTCACAGGTAACATAAAGGATATAGCATGGATCAAACTCAAAAAGGCGAAATTCAGCGACTATTTCAGCTTCGGGGCCTTTGGAGATGAAGGATGCCAAAGAAGCACCCTACTAAGACTAGCCCTAAAGAGGGCGAAGAAAATTCACAACAAAGTAAACCCCAAAGAAACTATAATAGTAGGGGACACCCCAAGGGATATACAAGCCGGAAAAAAAGTTGGCACAATCACAGTCGGCGTAGCCACAGGAGATTTCAGCATGAAAGAATTAAAAGAAGCCGGGGCAGACCATGTACTTAAAAGCTTAGAAGAGAAAGAAAAGTTCATAAAAATAATCCAAAAAAACATGATACCATGCGAATATTCATAA
- the tsaA gene encoding tRNA (N6-threonylcarbamoyladenosine(37)-N6)-methyltransferase TrmO yields MKIVLKPVGVVRSPYRDVSEAPSQGIYAKEDSVIHIFPEFQEALDGIIKYKHLFILYWLDRAERDILKVIPRGGVKERGVFSTRAPSRPNPIGLCLVELKKVDDSNLIVRGLDAVDGSYVIDIKPYFKDIDSP; encoded by the coding sequence ATGAAGATAGTTTTAAAGCCAGTTGGTGTTGTGAGATCCCCTTATAGGGATGTTTCAGAGGCTCCATCACAAGGAATATACGCTAAGGAGGATAGTGTTATCCATATTTTCCCAGAATTCCAAGAAGCACTAGATGGCATAATAAAATATAAACACCTTTTCATCCTATATTGGCTGGACCGGGCTGAGCGCGACATTCTCAAGGTCATACCAAGGGGTGGTGTGAAAGAGAGGGGTGTTTTCTCAACTAGGGCCCCTTCGAGGCCTAATCCGATAGGTTTATGTCTTGTTGAATTGAAGAAGGTGGATGATAGCAATCTCATTGTGAGAGGTTTGGATGCTGTTGATGGTTCCTATGTTATTGACATAAAACCCTACTTTAAGGATATAGACTCGCCCTAA
- a CDS encoding class I SAM-dependent methyltransferase, whose product MIKCMENDYMVKGPIFTGRTFREYIQMFNLNLKKLEGRSILDCAAGASSFTPIMHKLGFDVKAVDISYNKSPEILYQMCAEHLKVLKKALEKKGSYVWKFYKDPDEMFRERLKACKIFKSDYRRGRGERYIMADVRQLPFPSDSFHLVLCSHLLYIYDHRFDWKFHLDSINEMLRVSKGEVRIYPLVKEDGRKSIYLERTLEHLPENVDARLERVDYIFRPSANEMLRLVKSLSAL is encoded by the coding sequence ATGATAAAATGTATGGAAAACGATTATATGGTTAAAGGGCCGATATTTACTGGGAGAACATTTCGAGAATACATTCAAATGTTCAATTTAAACCTCAAAAAGCTAGAAGGTAGGAGTATATTAGATTGTGCTGCGGGTGCGAGCTCATTCACTCCAATCATGCATAAGCTAGGATTTGATGTGAAGGCAGTTGACATCTCATATAATAAAAGTCCTGAGATACTTTACCAGATGTGCGCTGAGCATCTGAAGGTCCTTAAAAAGGCCTTGGAGAAAAAAGGCTCATATGTTTGGAAATTTTATAAAGATCCTGATGAGATGTTCAGGGAACGTTTAAAGGCTTGTAAGATTTTTAAATCAGATTATAGGAGGGGGAGGGGTGAGAGGTATATAATGGCTGATGTTAGGCAGCTGCCATTTCCAAGTGACAGTTTCCATCTTGTGCTCTGCTCCCACCTGCTCTATATCTATGATCATAGATTTGACTGGAAATTCCATTTGGATAGTATCAATGAGATGTTAAGGGTTTCAAAGGGTGAAGTGAGAATATACCCCCTCGTGAAGGAAGATGGTCGGAAGTCTATTTACTTGGAGCGTACATTAGAACATCTCCCTGAAAACGTTGATGCTAGACTAGAAAGAGTAGATTATATTTTCAGACCATCGGCAAATGAAATGTTACGCCTAGTCAAGTCTTTATCCGCTCTATGA
- a CDS encoding metallophosphoesterase, translating into MGTFKITPTLEVCDLALLIEDTMIIADLHLGYEQYLNKEGFMIPSFQFKKIIDRIDKIKESSGAKNIIINGDLKHEFGKVTYQENKELKRLLDYLEENFEKITLIKGNHDPIIPYISHLKNFKILDFMKFQDHFITHGHFIPEKIETQTIIIGHEHPCVGLRSGERIEKIKCYLKGPFRGKELVVMPSFNFVTEGSDILHEAIISPLLKETRLSQFRVYAVENFKIFDFGTVEDITRIMEHQATRGWR; encoded by the coding sequence ATCGGCACATTCAAGATAACCCCTACCCTTGAAGTTTGCGACCTGGCACTTTTAATAGAAGATACGATGATAATCGCAGACCTACACCTAGGATATGAACAATACCTTAACAAGGAAGGATTCATGATCCCCAGTTTCCAATTCAAGAAGATAATAGACAGGATCGACAAAATAAAAGAATCATCAGGAGCTAAGAATATTATAATAAATGGTGATCTAAAACACGAATTTGGTAAGGTCACCTACCAAGAAAATAAGGAACTTAAAAGACTACTAGATTACCTAGAAGAAAATTTCGAAAAAATCACCCTAATAAAAGGCAACCACGACCCTATCATACCCTACATATCACACTTGAAAAACTTTAAAATATTAGATTTTATGAAATTTCAAGATCATTTCATAACCCATGGCCATTTCATCCCAGAGAAAATAGAAACCCAGACGATAATAATAGGCCACGAACACCCTTGTGTGGGCCTTAGGAGCGGGGAGAGGATAGAAAAGATCAAATGCTACCTTAAAGGCCCATTCAGGGGCAAAGAATTAGTTGTTATGCCATCATTCAATTTTGTAACTGAAGGATCAGACATACTACATGAAGCCATAATCTCGCCCCTTCTAAAAGAAACTAGACTATCACAATTCAGGGTATATGCGGTGGAAAACTTCAAAATATTCGACTTCGGGACAGTAGAGGACATTACCAGGATCATGGAACACCAAGCGACAAGGGGATGGAGATGA
- a CDS encoding methanogenesis marker 2 protein, with the protein MDLDSIIKSVKNYEGITRKKPIKEVVSLLNDVDKVSGKTYISFGDDASAIRLGDGKLLLIAADGIWGRLMEADPYWAGYCSVLVNVNDIAAMGGTPIGMVNVLSVKDKETCRKVMEGIRDGVEKFGVPMVGGHVHPDTPYNALDVSITGLVSEDTIITSCNAKPGDKIIIGIDLDGRQHPTFPLNWDTTSHKKPELVRAQIKIMEEIASKKLLTAGKDISNPGTLGTLGMLLEASNVGATVELEKIPKKKGIKWEDWLRLYPGAGFVLTTKPENTKECINLLESVNITSTVAGEIINEKKLYITLEDEKKTLFDFEKDLIMGIQEKTQK; encoded by the coding sequence TTGGACCTAGACTCAATTATAAAATCTGTGAAAAACTATGAAGGGATAACACGTAAAAAACCCATAAAAGAGGTCGTATCCCTACTCAATGACGTTGACAAAGTATCGGGTAAAACATATATTAGTTTTGGAGATGACGCATCTGCAATACGCCTCGGAGACGGTAAACTACTCCTAATAGCCGCTGATGGCATATGGGGGAGGCTAATGGAGGCAGACCCATACTGGGCAGGATACTGCTCAGTACTAGTCAACGTTAATGACATCGCAGCCATGGGAGGCACCCCCATCGGAATGGTTAACGTACTCTCAGTAAAGGACAAAGAAACTTGTAGGAAAGTCATGGAAGGCATAAGAGACGGTGTGGAAAAATTTGGAGTACCCATGGTAGGTGGCCACGTACATCCAGACACACCCTACAACGCTCTGGACGTTTCAATAACTGGCCTAGTTTCTGAAGATACCATCATAACAAGCTGTAATGCAAAACCAGGAGATAAAATAATAATAGGCATAGACCTAGATGGCAGACAACACCCAACTTTCCCACTCAACTGGGACACCACAAGCCACAAGAAACCCGAACTTGTAAGAGCCCAGATAAAAATAATGGAAGAAATCGCATCAAAAAAACTATTAACAGCCGGCAAGGACATAAGCAACCCGGGAACCCTAGGAACCCTTGGAATGCTCCTAGAAGCATCAAATGTTGGTGCAACCGTCGAATTAGAAAAAATCCCCAAAAAGAAAGGCATAAAATGGGAAGATTGGCTGCGATTATACCCAGGCGCCGGTTTCGTCCTCACAACAAAACCAGAAAACACAAAAGAATGTATAAACCTATTAGAATCCGTTAACATAACCTCAACCGTCGCAGGGGAGATAATAAACGAAAAAAAACTCTACATCACCCTAGAAGATGAAAAAAAGACACTATTTGATTTTGAAAAAGACCTAATAATGGGCATACAAGAAAAAACCCAAAAATAA
- a CDS encoding molybdenum cofactor biosynthesis protein B, with amino-acid sequence MKSRTMEDHRKMAPSMVKCAIITLSDSQAREHGIVESPPSTDISGKILYENLNEKYQVIGYKLIGDEPKNLIKAVNEMIRKGAMVIFTTGGTGIGKRDITIETLRGLFEKELEGFGEIFRYESYKELGAGAILTRATAGIYKDSFIIALPGSPNAVRMGLGIIIDELGHIIKHVTEHQNR; translated from the coding sequence ATGAAGAGTAGGACGATGGAAGATCATAGGAAAATGGCACCGTCCATGGTAAAATGTGCTATAATAACCTTGAGTGACTCCCAGGCAAGGGAACATGGAATAGTTGAGAGTCCACCATCTACTGACATTTCAGGTAAAATACTCTATGAAAATTTGAACGAGAAGTATCAAGTTATAGGATATAAGCTTATAGGTGATGAGCCGAAGAATCTTATAAAAGCAGTGAATGAGATGATCCGCAAGGGTGCTATGGTCATATTTACAACCGGTGGTACCGGGATTGGGAAAAGGGATATTACTATTGAAACCTTGAGGGGGTTATTCGAGAAAGAATTGGAAGGTTTTGGGGAGATTTTCAGATATGAATCTTATAAAGAGTTAGGGGCTGGTGCGATCTTAACGAGGGCTACTGCAGGTATATACAAGGATTCTTTCATCATAGCCCTTCCTGGTTCCCCTAATGCAGTTAGGATGGGGTTAGGTATTATCATAGATGAACTTGGACATATTATCAAACATGTGACAGAACACCAAAACCGTTAA
- a CDS encoding ATP-dependent helicase — MIKKQEKKYNSEEIYKILHPWVRKWFKSRFKDFTEAQKYAIKEIHHGKNVLISSPTGSGKTLTAFLSIISELTRLAEKGKLEDKIYCIYVSPLKALDNDIEKNLEEPLQEIQKIAGKKLGIRKAVRTGDTTQSERSRMLKKPPHILITTPETLSIILVAPKFRKKLSHVKYVIIDEIHALADNKRGVHLSLSLERLQHIIGNFTRIGLSATVHPLERIAKFLVGYQEGKPRDCLIIDVDYRKKLDLELICPVDDIVAADPEEVTNAIYDILDELISEHKTTLIFTNTRSGTESVVYNLKSRFPNKYSDDNIMAHHSSLSRELRLEAEDRLKKGKLKAVVSSTSLELGIDIGYIDLVILLSSPKSVSRALQRIGRSGHRLHEKSKGRIIVTDRDDLIECAMILKDCLEGKIDEIEIPENCLDVLAQHLYGMAIEHKWDIEYALEVVRRSYCYRNLSKEDYMKVLKYLAGEYADLEERYVYAKIWLDHENGEFGRRGKLARMLYSTNIGTIPDRSSAVVKCKGKVVGRIDEEFLEKLRKGDTFVLGGKIYKFNYTRGMTVNVTPASGPPTIPSWFSEQLPLSFDLAVDIQRFRDIIDAKFHYGESKTEIIDFIADYLYLDYNAAHAIYQYFREQYLYAKIPSKRRLLVEFYKGFGGRKFIVFHGLFGRRVNDALSRAIAYIIAKKYKRDVMISVTDNGFYLSSDGKMGGLESLQKLDPENLRKILTEAIDKTEILTGRFRHCAARSLMILRRYKGKEKSVGRQQVKSRILLNFVKELDENFPILKEARREVLEDYMDIKNAKKVLKWIKDGTMKIEKIDTKIPSPFAFNLVAQGYLDVLKYEERIEFIKRMHRAIIERIKT, encoded by the coding sequence ATGATAAAAAAACAAGAGAAAAAATACAACTCCGAAGAAATATATAAGATACTCCATCCATGGGTTAGAAAATGGTTCAAGAGCCGGTTCAAGGACTTCACAGAAGCACAAAAATACGCAATAAAAGAAATACACCACGGGAAAAACGTCCTAATATCTTCCCCAACAGGCTCCGGAAAAACACTCACAGCATTCCTATCAATAATAAGTGAACTAACTAGACTGGCTGAAAAGGGAAAATTAGAAGACAAAATCTATTGCATCTATGTATCCCCCCTTAAGGCCCTTGACAATGATATAGAAAAAAACCTCGAAGAACCTCTACAGGAGATCCAAAAAATAGCAGGTAAAAAACTTGGCATAAGAAAGGCTGTGAGGACAGGTGACACAACACAAAGCGAACGTTCAAGGATGCTCAAGAAACCACCACACATACTCATCACAACACCTGAAACCCTCTCGATCATACTCGTAGCCCCAAAATTCAGGAAAAAGCTCTCCCACGTAAAATATGTTATAATTGATGAAATACACGCCCTAGCAGATAACAAGAGGGGAGTTCACCTCTCACTAAGTTTGGAACGTTTACAGCACATTATAGGAAATTTCACAAGGATAGGATTATCAGCTACCGTACACCCACTAGAGAGGATTGCGAAATTCCTCGTAGGATACCAAGAAGGCAAACCCCGTGATTGTCTAATAATCGACGTAGACTACAGGAAAAAATTGGATCTAGAACTTATATGCCCAGTAGATGATATAGTTGCCGCAGACCCCGAAGAAGTTACCAATGCCATCTATGACATACTCGACGAACTTATAAGCGAACATAAAACAACCTTGATATTCACCAACACCAGAAGCGGCACAGAAAGCGTAGTCTACAACCTTAAAAGCCGTTTCCCCAACAAATACTCAGATGATAACATAATGGCCCACCACTCATCCCTATCAAGGGAACTAAGACTAGAAGCCGAGGACAGACTAAAAAAAGGTAAACTAAAGGCCGTGGTATCATCAACATCACTAGAACTTGGCATAGACATCGGATATATAGACCTTGTAATACTCCTAAGTTCTCCAAAGTCGGTTTCAAGAGCCCTGCAACGTATAGGAAGAAGTGGACATCGACTACACGAAAAATCGAAGGGTCGTATCATAGTAACTGACAGAGACGATCTAATTGAATGTGCCATGATACTCAAAGATTGTCTCGAGGGCAAAATCGATGAAATAGAAATACCAGAAAATTGTTTGGACGTATTGGCCCAGCATTTATATGGGATGGCCATAGAACACAAGTGGGATATCGAATATGCCCTAGAAGTCGTGAGGAGGAGCTACTGTTACCGGAACCTTTCAAAAGAAGATTATATGAAAGTTTTAAAGTATCTTGCAGGAGAATATGCAGACCTTGAAGAACGTTATGTTTATGCTAAGATTTGGTTAGACCATGAAAATGGGGAGTTCGGACGTCGCGGAAAGCTTGCAAGGATGCTCTATTCCACAAACATTGGCACAATACCAGACAGGAGTTCAGCTGTTGTGAAATGTAAAGGGAAAGTTGTTGGTAGAATAGATGAAGAATTCCTTGAAAAGCTGCGAAAAGGTGACACGTTCGTATTAGGGGGGAAAATCTACAAGTTTAATTATACTAGGGGTATGACGGTTAACGTAACCCCAGCCTCGGGACCCCCAACAATACCATCATGGTTCTCGGAACAATTACCACTCTCATTTGACTTGGCAGTTGATATACAACGCTTCAGGGATATTATAGATGCTAAATTCCATTATGGGGAGAGTAAAACTGAAATAATAGACTTCATAGCTGACTACCTTTACCTTGATTATAATGCAGCCCATGCAATCTACCAGTACTTTAGGGAACAATACCTCTATGCAAAGATACCTAGTAAGCGCCGTTTACTCGTTGAATTCTATAAAGGATTTGGCGGGCGAAAATTCATAGTATTTCATGGTTTATTTGGCAGAAGAGTTAACGATGCACTATCCCGTGCCATAGCATATATCATCGCTAAAAAGTACAAAAGGGATGTTATGATATCAGTAACAGATAATGGATTCTATCTAAGTTCTGATGGTAAAATGGGCGGATTAGAATCATTACAAAAATTAGACCCTGAAAATTTGCGGAAGATCCTCACAGAAGCCATTGACAAGACAGAGATTTTAACGGGCAGATTCAGGCATTGTGCCGCACGTTCACTCATGATACTCCGTCGCTACAAAGGTAAAGAAAAATCGGTTGGTAGACAACAAGTAAAAAGCAGAATATTATTAAATTTCGTCAAGGAATTAGATGAAAACTTCCCAATCTTAAAAGAGGCGAGAAGAGAAGTCCTAGAAGACTACATGGATATAAAAAATGCCAAGAAAGTCCTCAAATGGATAAAAGATGGTACGATGAAAATAGAAAAGATAGACACAAAGATACCCTCACCATTCGCATTCAACCTAGTCGCGCAAGGATACCTTGACGTTCTAAAGTATGAAGAAAGGATAGAATTCATAAAAAGGATGCACAGAGCAATCATAGAGCGGATAAAGACTTGA
- a CDS encoding DUF2117 domain-containing protein produces MKIGVVVHGPQIVDSGYALKIIKFLEEYGKVKALLGGTMGRTAVYDAHLENLIDISKKRLPSQSIDKLAKEGHDIIFLLNYGKSKITGHGFGYKVFMKTKTKPKLIQIERPGEKDGTVIPWHKAVEPLAKEIADKLGLQIVKPEEIIKEISPGNYEKVSDKRIYRRLVGVSKDENIFVNGIVIGKATSENVILVAEDGIIKKIIGGKLKKHGIEKLGPVNLEEAIVKTGLLRRSNNIKPRKVKTRKPKKKFKVAFLDHAAEDIYTLKDSDLVVTVGDDTSLVAADILYRFDVPIIGITDGDIDKVVEKGFKTKGSMIIEFEKGLDDIIGRKIFNEIFKGKYTIEIEDIENLKKKILKIINNMGVDYLIKEIK; encoded by the coding sequence ATGAAAATCGGAGTAGTAGTCCATGGCCCACAGATTGTAGACTCAGGATACGCCCTCAAAATAATAAAATTCCTAGAAGAATATGGTAAAGTCAAAGCACTACTCGGGGGCACAATGGGGAGAACAGCAGTATACGACGCCCACCTAGAAAACCTAATAGACATCTCCAAAAAAAGACTCCCAAGCCAATCAATAGACAAACTCGCAAAAGAAGGTCACGACATAATCTTCCTACTCAACTATGGGAAATCAAAAATCACAGGCCACGGATTCGGCTACAAAGTCTTCATGAAAACAAAAACAAAACCAAAACTCATACAAATCGAAAGACCCGGTGAAAAAGACGGTACAGTAATCCCATGGCACAAGGCAGTGGAACCACTCGCAAAAGAAATCGCGGACAAACTAGGCCTCCAAATAGTCAAACCAGAAGAAATAATAAAAGAAATATCCCCAGGAAATTATGAGAAAGTCTCTGATAAGCGAATATACAGGAGACTAGTAGGAGTATCCAAGGATGAAAACATTTTCGTAAATGGTATCGTTATTGGCAAAGCAACATCAGAAAATGTCATACTAGTCGCAGAGGATGGAATAATAAAAAAGATCATAGGCGGCAAGCTAAAAAAACATGGAATCGAAAAACTTGGACCAGTAAACTTGGAAGAAGCAATAGTCAAAACAGGACTCCTCAGAAGATCTAATAATATCAAACCAAGGAAGGTAAAAACAAGAAAACCCAAAAAGAAATTTAAAGTAGCATTCCTAGATCATGCGGCAGAAGACATATACACCCTAAAAGATTCAGACCTGGTCGTGACAGTAGGGGATGACACAAGCCTAGTGGCCGCCGACATACTCTACAGGTTTGACGTTCCCATCATTGGGATCACAGATGGGGACATTGACAAAGTAGTAGAGAAGGGCTTCAAAACAAAAGGGTCAATGATAATAGAATTCGAAAAAGGATTAGATGATATAATAGGCCGCAAGATTTTCAATGAAATCTTTAAAGGAAAGTATACAATTGAAATAGAGGATATAGAAAATCTTAAAAAGAAGATATTAAAAATTATAAATAATATGGGTGTGGATTACCTTATAAAAGAAATAAAATAA
- a CDS encoding HEAT repeat domain-containing protein, whose amino-acid sequence MVNEKHDKINMIKNLPHKPKSVNILINFLEDESHPVRFAAAEKLAELGEISLDKLIKLLDEKKGPIRRYIVYALKKIGNPKVTDHFIKALEDKDWGVRKFAARALGELGDKRAVGPLIEALEDEDWGVKLAAVRSLGDLKDKRAIEPIKKARRKGDKEFKKAANQALRKIQS is encoded by the coding sequence ATGGTTAATGAAAAACATGATAAAATCAATATGATCAAAAATCTTCCACACAAACCAAAATCAGTTAATATTCTTATCAATTTTCTAGAAGACGAAAGTCATCCTGTAAGATTTGCAGCAGCCGAAAAGTTAGCCGAACTTGGTGAAATATCCCTTGATAAGCTAATTAAATTACTAGATGAGAAGAAAGGGCCTATAAGAAGGTATATAGTATATGCACTTAAAAAGATAGGTAATCCTAAAGTTACAGACCATTTTATCAAAGCACTTGAGGATAAGGATTGGGGTGTTAGGAAGTTCGCCGCAAGGGCTCTTGGGGAATTAGGCGATAAAAGGGCTGTGGGACCCCTTATAGAAGCCCTAGAAGATGAAGATTGGGGCGTGAAACTTGCGGCTGTAAGATCCCTCGGAGACTTAAAAGATAAGCGGGCGATAGAACCCATAAAAAAGGCGAGAAGAAAGGGGGATAAAGAATTTAAAAAGGCTGCTAATCAAGCTTTAAGGAAAATACAATCATAA
- a CDS encoding carbon-nitrogen hydrolase family protein, which yields MDLGICQMKVVNKKEENIKKAEKMIRKLAKEGSEIIILPEMFNCPYDNSRFQEYAETQDGPTITRLKSVAKELQVNIIAGSIPEKTEEGIYNTSFAINQEGDIIGRHRKIHLFNIDIPGKITFKESDTLLAGRTPTIIKVGYVKIGIGICYDIRFPELSRIMTLQGAKILIFPGAFNMVTGPAHWKTLIRARAIDNQVFVVAASPARDKRADYVAYGHSMVVDPWGSVIYEAGADETIKNVKIDLSRVEKIRRRLPLLENRRPKIYDEYPH from the coding sequence ATGGACCTAGGAATATGCCAAATGAAAGTCGTGAACAAAAAAGAGGAAAATATTAAAAAAGCAGAAAAGATGATCAGAAAACTCGCCAAGGAAGGATCCGAGATCATAATACTCCCTGAAATGTTCAACTGCCCCTATGATAACAGTAGATTCCAAGAATATGCCGAGACACAAGATGGACCCACAATAACTAGGCTAAAAAGTGTCGCAAAAGAGCTCCAAGTCAATATCATAGCAGGTTCAATACCTGAAAAAACAGAAGAAGGCATATATAATACTTCATTCGCCATAAACCAAGAAGGGGATATCATAGGAAGGCACCGGAAAATCCACCTATTCAATATTGACATACCAGGTAAGATAACATTCAAAGAATCAGATACACTACTAGCCGGAAGAACCCCAACAATAATCAAAGTAGGATATGTGAAAATAGGGATAGGCATATGCTATGATATAAGATTCCCAGAACTTTCAAGGATAATGACACTCCAAGGAGCCAAAATACTCATATTCCCAGGAGCCTTCAACATGGTAACAGGCCCCGCACACTGGAAGACGCTAATAAGGGCCAGGGCGATAGATAACCAAGTATTCGTGGTTGCAGCGTCCCCTGCACGTGATAAAAGAGCAGATTACGTGGCCTATGGCCATTCAATGGTAGTGGATCCCTGGGGGTCGGTCATATACGAGGCCGGGGCTGATGAAACCATTAAAAATGTTAAAATAGACCTTTCACGAGTGGAAAAAATTAGGAGAAGATTACCACTCTTGGAAAATAGACGCCCAAAGATCTATGATGAATATCCACACTAA